The following proteins are encoded in a genomic region of Micromonospora olivasterospora:
- a CDS encoding winged helix-turn-helix domain-containing protein, giving the protein MRALEGFTGVRVSRARLPLLWDDIGTLEMLAHRVRTVLGPLLEQTVRAVRQAGEGEAFDRFVAQTAPFVGKMAETADLMLAVVEAEKKFFLETETGKRTTVAMFSFMQAEFAAAAAMWWWNPVGAAAHVAQARTIIQVVLRSALVRSAASSTAMQMLTMPGSALLAEVSMMTDGLQSGVNWSAVGKQAAYAGAVAFLSTVGGPALGKAAGAVAAAVGKLGLSDSTRMLLTDLLTRPVLETGTEGIFGIGASLMVDGYYDTGNLGAEFLSGALSGAGGAAASGLGLVVSRAMNGPRVQMPRPDFTWDGRPVLPVGPTPVGGDTFTGYRTAADDPKAVGAGGQAPPPTPPPPLPLPGLNMPAPRLDLSVPSWSVPSLSVPVAPAPQWVAAAGGPVVEQWHRFQQDLVDRYGGLLAGVAQAGESMAALAIPIEGVFAEWVDARRGDRVVAGFLSAVGLPAAALTEGYLTGVRERAAARMAEALASAGGQFPAEVWSEQVVAGLPAEFDLEALRAIAHLAVQHHIDQYLAAGLPTAAGTSWAVGTPTGAGVPAGAGAAVPSAAAIEAVKSAVRDRVDRSLNAILGAPAVLPAVLPAVVAGPDAAQVSAVANVVRQAVTDLPARFSAAAIPGATAPAANWATVGVAESGRAGAPTVPITLEQHTAAATSQAVEQFTGLAHQYGVKPARHDPLAESFQRDWVNGYHQVLAQAAGSVTPGTPGTPGTPGTPGTAGTPEAAGVRSMVPAGAASRADDTPIHHNATANANASGRDSDMSVASDDVFSNLDTSDTMSISDVSSPDESLGGVPGKHGLSDAASSRDEPVSGGPGRHGEPAVAATGQAVAATGQAVGMFESGQRVANWAAAEQVRPGSGDLWWCVAATLDVFHTVYKRLGNRAVFDDRIIGPDGRLSPTMGWPQLMEILDAVPERVAHPDGVAGEDVLAALRAVPGSMVVVRAAPPNEPQHVFALHSQPQRSGPPRIRVRDPLLPGAVDRPEPDDPIRDPWLRHLFASSTRVAAFDGNGRPATITDLLGQTARHPRPTTTTGTDTSAFLLASTSTPRGPSHAMRADTTAPDPADSPNSDPLVDPADLLYLLVEAVGTEPDPEPQPMDPRKDDPSGTGPVSGDQEFQNVRDPDLDGMDLGTSHLDDEWEPPRNTGQVESPYWVSDPGQPQQAPLPDPPEGSQWVLNKKDARTLFAQHANHIATTTRQQPENLQELWNALIHRMEKNGTITASQPALAEATNTALSTVSKRIKILLDSGLLQLVQKAHGGRGVTQYRVSDPGQPQQAPLPDPPAGSQWVLNKKDARTLFAQHADDIATTTRQRDGLRELWNALIRLMDDAGIITVTLRALGKATTPSTDPRTVQDRIGVLLRSGLLRLVREGHGGVAARYGVSAPVQPRQAPLPGPALGPDRPQGEDLSWLDQGATVPMSGLVPASPSGTGLPGLPGPLDDPDAPTASSWPAGWAEPGWPVPGMGVTDGHGAAISTDFDQPGIDDQAGDGGNLGDWAGDGGNLGDWATYQGPDMDWQPSLASWPAVARTDAGTVHAGDTPHHPADEPPTTPASPHPDQPQPQPTADSRRVRDPGEARALFDQHAGHIATTTRQREPLRQLWNALIDRMDDNGIITASEPDLAEATSTPQPTVHRRIGVLRDRGLLQRVQEGHAGVAARYGVSDPGQPRQAPLPAPPEGTRWLRDPDGARALFDQHAGHIATTTPQREQLRQLWNALIDRMDDNGIITASLSDLVEATSTPRPTVQARIGVLRDRGLLQLVREGRGGGAARYGVSDPGQPRQAPLPAPPEGSQWLRDPGEAWALFDQHAGHIATTTRQREPLRQLWNALIDRMDDNGIITASLSDLVEATSTSRRTVRGRIGVLRDSGLLQLVQEGRGGGAARYGVSAPVQPRQAPLPGPALGPDRPQGEDLSWLDQGATVPMSGLVPASPAGTDLPGLPGPLDDPDAPTASSWPAGWAEPGWPVPGMGVTDGHGAAISTDFDQPRIDDQAGEGSGNLGDWAGEGSGNLGDWAGDGGNLGDWATYQGPDMDWQPSLASWPAVARTDAGTVHAGDTPITRPTSHPPRPPRRTPTNPNPNPLRTAGGCATRARPGRCSTSTPATSPPQHGSGNRCGSCGTP; this is encoded by the coding sequence TTGCGGGCTTTGGAAGGGTTCACCGGGGTGCGGGTGTCCCGGGCGAGGTTGCCGTTGTTGTGGGATGACATCGGCACGCTGGAGATGCTGGCGCATCGGGTGCGTACGGTGCTGGGTCCGTTGCTGGAGCAGACGGTCAGGGCGGTCCGGCAGGCGGGGGAGGGTGAGGCCTTCGACCGGTTCGTGGCGCAGACCGCTCCGTTCGTGGGGAAGATGGCCGAGACGGCCGATCTGATGCTCGCCGTGGTGGAGGCGGAGAAGAAGTTCTTCCTGGAGACGGAGACCGGCAAGCGTACGACGGTGGCGATGTTCTCCTTCATGCAGGCCGAGTTCGCCGCCGCCGCCGCGATGTGGTGGTGGAATCCGGTGGGGGCGGCGGCGCACGTCGCCCAGGCGCGGACGATCATCCAGGTGGTCCTGCGGTCGGCGTTGGTGCGGTCGGCGGCGAGTAGCACGGCGATGCAGATGCTGACGATGCCGGGTTCCGCGCTGCTGGCCGAGGTGTCGATGATGACCGACGGTCTGCAGTCGGGGGTGAACTGGTCGGCGGTCGGTAAGCAGGCGGCGTACGCGGGGGCGGTGGCGTTCCTGAGCACGGTGGGCGGGCCGGCGTTGGGCAAGGCCGCTGGCGCGGTCGCCGCCGCGGTCGGCAAACTCGGCCTGTCGGACAGCACCAGAATGCTGTTGACCGATCTGTTGACGCGGCCGGTGTTGGAGACCGGCACGGAGGGAATTTTCGGTATCGGTGCCAGCCTGATGGTCGATGGGTACTACGACACCGGCAATCTCGGTGCGGAATTTCTGTCCGGGGCGCTGTCGGGGGCGGGCGGGGCGGCCGCGAGCGGGCTCGGGCTCGTCGTGAGTCGCGCCATGAATGGGCCCCGGGTGCAGATGCCTCGCCCCGACTTCACGTGGGACGGTAGGCCGGTCCTGCCGGTGGGGCCGACACCGGTTGGTGGGGACACATTCACGGGGTACCGGACTGCAGCCGACGATCCGAAGGCTGTGGGTGCCGGCGGGCAGGCCCCGCCGCCCACCCCGCCGCCGCCGCTGCCGCTGCCGGGGTTGAACATGCCCGCGCCGCGCCTGGACCTGTCGGTGCCGTCGTGGTCGGTGCCGAGCCTGTCGGTGCCGGTTGCGCCGGCGCCGCAGTGGGTCGCGGCAGCGGGTGGGCCGGTGGTCGAGCAGTGGCATCGGTTCCAGCAGGATCTGGTGGACCGTTACGGTGGGTTGCTGGCCGGGGTGGCTCAGGCGGGCGAGAGCATGGCCGCGCTCGCCATACCGATCGAGGGGGTTTTCGCCGAGTGGGTCGACGCCCGGCGGGGTGATCGGGTTGTTGCGGGTTTCCTGTCCGCGGTCGGTTTGCCCGCTGCCGCGCTGACCGAGGGGTATCTGACGGGTGTCCGGGAGCGGGCGGCGGCCCGGATGGCCGAGGCGTTGGCGTCCGCGGGTGGGCAGTTCCCGGCCGAGGTGTGGTCGGAGCAGGTGGTCGCCGGGCTGCCGGCGGAGTTCGACCTGGAGGCGTTGCGCGCGATCGCGCACCTGGCCGTCCAACACCACATCGACCAGTACCTCGCCGCCGGCCTACCGACGGCCGCTGGCACGTCGTGGGCCGTTGGCACGCCGACAGGTGCCGGCGTGCCGGCAGGTGCCGGGGCGGCGGTGCCGTCCGCCGCCGCGATCGAGGCGGTCAAGAGCGCCGTGCGGGACCGGGTGGACCGAAGCCTCAATGCGATCCTCGGTGCCCCCGCCGTCCTGCCGGCCGTGCTGCCCGCTGTGGTGGCCGGTCCCGACGCCGCGCAGGTGAGCGCCGTGGCGAACGTGGTCCGGCAGGCGGTCACCGACCTGCCCGCCCGTTTCTCGGCCGCGGCCATCCCCGGCGCCACCGCACCGGCCGCCAACTGGGCTACCGTCGGCGTTGCAGAAAGCGGGCGCGCCGGCGCGCCGACCGTGCCGATAACGCTCGAGCAGCACACCGCAGCAGCGACCAGCCAGGCAGTAGAGCAGTTCACCGGCCTGGCCCACCAGTACGGCGTCAAGCCGGCCCGCCATGACCCCCTCGCCGAATCCTTCCAACGGGACTGGGTCAACGGATACCACCAGGTCCTCGCCCAGGCCGCCGGCAGCGTCACCCCCGGCACGCCCGGCACGCCCGGCACGCCCGGCACGCCCGGCACGGCTGGGACGCCGGAGGCGGCCGGCGTCCGTAGCATGGTGCCGGCTGGCGCTGCCTCCCGCGCCGATGACACGCCGATCCACCACAACGCCACCGCCAACGCCAACGCCAGCGGCCGTGACAGTGACATGTCTGTCGCCAGCGATGACGTGTTCAGCAACCTCGACACCAGCGACACAATGTCGATCAGTGACGTGTCCTCGCCGGACGAGTCGCTTGGTGGGGTGCCGGGTAAGCACGGTCTCAGCGACGCGGCTTCGTCGCGGGATGAACCGGTCAGTGGCGGCCCCGGCAGACACGGCGAGCCGGCTGTCGCGGCAACCGGGCAGGCCGTTGCGGCAACTGGGCAGGCGGTCGGGATGTTCGAGTCCGGGCAGCGGGTCGCTAACTGGGCCGCTGCGGAGCAGGTACGTCCCGGCAGCGGTGACCTGTGGTGGTGCGTGGCGGCCACTCTCGATGTGTTCCACACCGTGTACAAGCGGCTGGGCAACCGGGCGGTGTTCGACGACCGGATCATCGGACCGGACGGCCGGCTCTCGCCCACCATGGGCTGGCCGCAACTGATGGAGATCCTCGACGCGGTACCCGAGCGTGTCGCCCACCCCGACGGGGTCGCGGGAGAGGACGTGCTGGCCGCGTTGCGGGCGGTGCCGGGGTCGATGGTGGTGGTCAGGGCCGCGCCACCGAACGAACCGCAGCACGTGTTCGCCCTCCACAGCCAGCCACAAAGATCCGGGCCGCCGAGGATCCGGGTGCGGGACCCTCTGCTGCCCGGCGCCGTCGACCGACCCGAGCCGGACGACCCGATACGTGACCCGTGGCTGCGGCACCTGTTCGCATCCAGCACCCGGGTGGCCGCGTTCGACGGGAACGGGCGGCCCGCCACCATCACCGATCTCCTCGGCCAGACCGCCCGCCACCCGCGGCCGACAACCACGACCGGCACCGACACCAGCGCGTTCCTGCTCGCCTCCACCAGCACACCACGCGGCCCGTCCCACGCCATGCGGGCAGACACCACCGCCCCCGACCCGGCCGACTCCCCCAACTCCGATCCACTGGTGGACCCGGCCGATCTGCTCTATCTGCTTGTTGAGGCCGTGGGCACGGAACCCGACCCCGAGCCGCAACCGATGGATCCGCGCAAGGACGACCCGTCTGGTACCGGCCCGGTGTCCGGTGATCAGGAATTCCAGAACGTACGGGACCCGGATCTTGACGGGATGGATCTGGGCACATCACACCTCGACGACGAGTGGGAGCCGCCGCGGAACACCGGACAGGTCGAGTCCCCGTACTGGGTGAGCGATCCGGGTCAGCCCCAACAAGCACCGTTGCCCGACCCTCCCGAGGGCAGCCAGTGGGTGCTCAACAAGAAGGACGCCCGGACGCTGTTCGCCCAGCACGCCAACCACATCGCCACCACAACACGGCAGCAGCCGGAGAATCTGCAGGAGTTGTGGAACGCCCTGATCCACCGTATGGAAAAAAACGGGACCATCACCGCCAGCCAGCCGGCCCTCGCCGAGGCGACAAACACAGCGCTGTCGACGGTAAGTAAGCGGATCAAGATATTGCTCGACAGTGGTCTGCTGCAGCTGGTCCAGAAAGCTCACGGCGGTCGCGGGGTGACGCAGTACAGGGTGAGCGATCCGGGTCAGCCCCAACAAGCACCGTTGCCGGACCCTCCTGCGGGCAGCCAGTGGGTGCTCAACAAGAAGGACGCCCGGACGCTGTTCGCCCAGCACGCCGACGACATCGCCACCACAACACGGCAGCGGGATGGTCTGCGGGAGTTGTGGAACGCCCTGATCCGCCTTATGGACGACGCCGGGATCATCACCGTCACCCTGAGAGCCCTCGGCAAGGCGACAACCCCCTCCACGGACCCGAGAACGGTGCAGGACCGGATCGGGGTATTGCTCCGCAGTGGTCTGCTGCGGCTGGTCCGGGAAGGTCACGGTGGCGTGGCGGCGCGGTACGGGGTGAGCGCTCCGGTTCAGCCCCGGCAAGCACCACTGCCGGGCCCTGCCCTCGGACCGGACCGCCCGCAGGGTGAGGACCTGTCCTGGCTGGACCAGGGGGCTACGGTGCCGATGTCCGGGCTGGTACCTGCCTCGCCGTCGGGCACGGGTCTGCCAGGGCTGCCCGGGCCGTTGGACGACCCGGACGCCCCCACCGCGTCGTCCTGGCCGGCGGGGTGGGCGGAACCGGGGTGGCCGGTACCCGGCATGGGCGTGACCGACGGGCACGGTGCGGCGATCTCCACCGACTTCGACCAGCCGGGCATCGACGATCAGGCCGGCGACGGCGGGAACCTCGGCGACTGGGCCGGCGACGGCGGGAACCTCGGCGACTGGGCCACCTACCAGGGGCCGGACATGGACTGGCAGCCATCCCTCGCGTCCTGGCCAGCGGTGGCCCGCACCGACGCCGGCACTGTCCACGCCGGCGACACCCCCCATCACCCGGCCGACGAGCCACCCACCACGCCCGCCTCGCCGCACCCCGACCAACCCCAACCCCAACCCACTGCGGACAGCCGGCGGGTGCGCGACCCGGGCGAGGCCCGGGCGCTGTTCGACCAGCACGCCGGCCACATCGCCACCACAACGCGGCAGCGGGAACCGCTGCGGCAGTTGTGGAACGCCCTGATCGACCGGATGGACGACAACGGGATCATCACCGCCAGCGAGCCAGACCTCGCCGAGGCGACATCCACACCGCAGCCGACGGTGCATCGCCGGATCGGGGTATTGCGCGACCGTGGTCTGCTGCAGCGGGTCCAGGAAGGTCACGCTGGCGTGGCGGCGCGGTACGGGGTGAGCGATCCGGGTCAGCCCCGGCAAGCACCGCTGCCGGCCCCTCCCGAGGGCACCCGGTGGCTGCGCGACCCGGATGGGGCCCGGGCGCTGTTCGACCAGCACGCCGGCCACATCGCCACCACAACACCGCAGCGGGAACAGCTGCGGCAGTTGTGGAACGCCCTGATCGACCGGATGGACGACAACGGGATCATCACCGCCAGCCTGTCAGACCTCGTCGAGGCGACATCCACACCGCGGCCGACGGTGCAGGCCCGGATCGGGGTATTGCGCGACCGTGGTCTGCTGCAGCTGGTCCGGGAAGGTCGCGGTGGCGGGGCGGCGCGGTACGGGGTGAGCGATCCGGGTCAGCCCCGGCAAGCACCGCTGCCGGCCCCTCCCGAGGGCAGCCAGTGGCTGCGCGATCCGGGCGAGGCCTGGGCGCTGTTCGACCAGCACGCCGGCCACATCGCCACCACAACACGGCAGCGGGAACCGCTGCGGCAGTTGTGGAACGCCCTGATCGACCGGATGGACGACAACGGGATCATCACCGCCAGCCTGTCAGACCTCGTCGAGGCGACATCCACATCGCGGCGGACGGTGCGTGGCCGGATCGGGGTATTGCGCGACAGTGGTCTGCTGCAGCTGGTGCAGGAAGGTCGCGGTGGCGGGGCGGCGCGGTACGGGGTGAGCGCTCCGGTTCAGCCCCGGCAAGCACCACTGCCGGGCCCTGCCCTCGGACCGGACCGCCCGCAGGGTGAGGACCTGTCCTGGCTGGACCAGGGGGCTACGGTGCCGATGTCCGGGCTGGTACCTGCCTCGCCGGCGGGCACGGATCTGCCAGGGCTGCCCGGGCCGTTGGACGACCCGGACGCCCCCACCGCGTCGTCCTGGCCGGCGGGGTGGGCGGAACCGGGGTGGCCGGTACCCGGCATGGGCGTGACCGACGGGCACGGTGCGGCGATCTCCACCGACTTCGACCAGCCGCGCATCGACGATCAGGCCGGCGAGGGCAGCGGGAACCTCGGCGACTGGGCCGGCGAGGGCAGCGGGAACCTCGGCGACTGGGCCGGCGACGGCGGGAACCTCGGCGACTGGGCCACCTACCAGGGGCCGGACATGGACTGGCAGCCATCCCTCGCGTCCTGGCCAGCGGTGGCCCGCACCGACGCCGGCACTGTCCACGCCGGCGACACCCCCATCACCCGGCCGACGAGCCACCCACCACGCCCGCCTCGCCGCACCCCGACCAACCCCAACCCCAACCCACTGCGGACAGCCGGCGGGTGCGCGACCCGGGCGAGGCCCGGGCGCTGTTCGACCAGCACGCCGGCCACATCGCCACCACAACACGGCAGCGGGAACCGCTGCGGCAGTTGTGGAACGCCCTGA
- a CDS encoding IS5 family transposase (programmed frameshift), translating to MSRRHELTDDEWALLAPLLPADPPRGGRWRDHRTTVSGILYRERTGIPWRDLPERFGPWKTVYQRKRRWAMDGTWSRICAALRIDCDAEEGDEWTVGVDTSSIRAHQHQHAADARHAPAADHPKRGKPPGTKRAEEALGRSRGGLTTKLRLAADRRCRPIARHTTCGQRADCTGFTQVMAAIRIPRRVGRPRTRPGHVLADKAYSSKAIRSHLRRRGIKATIPIKADQAANRREKGSRGGRPPNFDRERYKQRNTAERAFNKLKQFRAVATRYDKRDYMYRATVDIATMKIWLRDLAQDRRDTA from the exons GTGTCTCGACGACATGAGTTGACCGATGACGAGTGGGCGCTTCTGGCGCCGTTGCTGCCAGCGGATCCGCCGCGTGGGGGCCGATGGCGTGACCATCGGACGACGGTCTCGGGGATCTTGTATCGGGAACGTACCGGGATTCCGTGGCGTGACCTGCCGGAGCGGTTCGGTCCGTGGAAGACGGTCTACCAGCGCAAACGCAGGTGGGCGATGGACGGCACCTGGTCGCGGATCTGCGCGGCGTTGCGGATCGACTGCGACGCCGAGGAAGGCGACGAGTGGACGGTCGGGGTGGACACCTCCTCGATCCGGGCGCACCAGCACCAGCACGCGGCGGATGCGCGGCACGCCCCGGCGGCTGATCACCCGAAAAGGGGGAAGCCGCCAGGGACGAAAAGGGCGGAA GAAGCCCTCGGCCGGTCCCGTGGCGGGTTGACCACCAAGCTGCGCCTGGCCGCTGACCGGCGTTGCCGTCCGATCGCCCGGCACACCACGTGCGGGCAGCGGGCCGACTGTACCGGCTTCACGCAGGTCATGGCCGCTATCCGGATTCCCCGCCGGGTCGGCCGGCCGCGTACCCGTCCCGGGCATGTCCTGGCTGACAAGGCGTACAGCTCGAAGGCTATCCGTTCTCACTTACGCCGCCGCGGCATCAAGGCCACGATCCCGATCAAGGCCGATCAGGCGGCCAACCGTCGCGAGAAGGGATCCCGCGGCGGCCGGCCACCGAACTTCGACCGGGAGCGCTACAAGCAGCGCAACACCGCTGAGCGGGCGTTCAACAAGCTCAAGCAGTTCCGGGCGGTCGCGACCAGGTACGACAAGCGCGACTACATGTACCGGGCCACCGTCGACATCGCCACGATGAAGATCTGGCTACGTGACCTCGCCCAAGATCGACGAGACACGGCCTAG
- a CDS encoding transposase domain-containing protein yields MPDHSALSRTVAAITRTVRVAAGVFAPGHLGELTSIVPFELVDAVLAETGTVQARLRNLPSRVGVYFVLAMCLFPEVGYRRVWAKMIAGLVGLVVVVPSGKGLRDLRRRVGPAPVKALFEVLAGPLAQPHTPGVRFGRYRTVSFDGCTSQRTADTARNRAWLGKRTGNGYPAVELMTLVETGTRGMLGAVFGPTAEGETSYASKLLHLLDAGMLVLWDKGFDSNMFLTAVAGTGAQFLGRLRGNRRLPVLARLDDGSYLSVLNHVPVRVIDATVTVTCADATTYTGVYRLVTSLRDPRRHPATAWSSSITSAGNTNRRTTPCATPSCTDESCAPATRPASSRNCGHC; encoded by the coding sequence TTGCCGGATCATTCTGCCCTGTCCCGCACTGTGGCCGCCATCACCCGCACTGTCCGGGTCGCGGCGGGAGTGTTCGCCCCGGGCCATCTCGGGGAACTCACCTCGATCGTGCCCTTTGAACTCGTCGATGCGGTGCTGGCCGAGACCGGTACGGTGCAGGCAAGACTACGGAACCTGCCGTCCCGGGTCGGGGTGTACTTCGTGCTGGCGATGTGCCTGTTCCCGGAGGTCGGCTACCGGCGGGTCTGGGCCAAGATGATCGCCGGGCTGGTGGGGCTGGTCGTGGTCGTCCCATCGGGTAAAGGGCTACGTGACCTGCGCCGCCGCGTCGGTCCCGCTCCGGTGAAGGCCCTCTTCGAGGTCCTCGCCGGGCCTCTCGCGCAGCCACACACTCCCGGGGTGCGGTTCGGCCGCTATCGCACGGTGTCCTTCGACGGTTGTACCTCCCAACGCACCGCCGACACCGCCCGCAACCGTGCCTGGCTCGGCAAACGCACCGGAAACGGCTACCCGGCGGTGGAGTTGATGACGCTGGTCGAGACCGGCACCCGCGGCATGCTCGGTGCGGTGTTCGGACCGACCGCCGAGGGCGAGACCAGCTACGCCAGCAAACTGCTGCATCTGCTGGATGCCGGCATGCTCGTGCTGTGGGACAAGGGCTTCGACTCCAACATGTTCCTGACCGCGGTCGCCGGCACCGGCGCCCAATTCCTGGGCCGGCTGCGCGGCAACCGCCGCCTGCCGGTCCTGGCCCGCCTCGACGACGGCTCATACCTGAGCGTCCTCAACCACGTCCCCGTCCGGGTCATCGACGCCACCGTCACCGTCACCTGCGCCGACGCCACCACCTACACCGGCGTCTACCGCCTCGTCACCTCCCTGCGCGACCCCCGCCGGCACCCGGCCACCGCCTGGTCGAGCTCTATCACCAGCGCTGGGAACACGAATCGGCGTACTACGCCCTGCGCCACACCATCCTGCACGGACGAATCCTGCGCTCCGGCGACCCGACCGGCATCCAGCAGGAACTGTGGGCACTGCTGA
- a CDS encoding winged helix-turn-helix domain-containing protein — protein sequence MRDPGEARALFDQHAGHIATTTRQREPLRQLWNALIDRMDDNGIITASLSALAEATSTPQPTVRHRIGVLRDRGLLQRVQEGHAGVAARYGVSDPGQPRQAPLPAPPEGSQWLRDPGEARALFDQHAGHIATTTPQPEQLWQLWNALIDRMDDNGIITASEPDLAEATSTPQRTVRARIGVLRDRGLLQRVQGGRGRVAARYGVSDPGQPRQAPLPAPPEGSQWLRDPGEARALFDQHAGHIATTTPQPEQLWQLWNALIDRMDDNGIITASEPALAEATSTPQQTVHARIGVLRDRALLQLVQEAHGRVAARYGVSDPGQPRQAPLPAPPEGSQWLRDPGEARALFDQHAGHIATTTRQPEQLRQLWNALIDRMDDNGIITASEPALAEATSTPRPTVRHRIGVLRDRGLLQLVQEAHGRVAARYGVSDPGQPRQAPLPGPALGPDRPQGEDLSWLDHGATVPMPGPAPAPPAGTGLPGLPGPFDPDALTASSWQAGWAEPGWPVPGMGVTDGHGAAISTDFDQPGIDDQASDGGNLGDWATYKVDPAGSLDVDPADLLYLLEAVGTEPDPGPQPMDPPRPQAPPGPTSWSQLSGDQPSQSPGTQ from the coding sequence GTGCGCGACCCGGGCGAGGCCCGGGCGCTGTTCGACCAGCACGCCGGCCACATCGCCACCACAACACGGCAGCGGGAACCGCTGCGGCAGTTGTGGAACGCCCTGATCGACCGGATGGACGACAACGGGATCATCACCGCCAGCCTGTCAGCCCTCGCCGAGGCGACATCCACACCGCAGCCGACGGTGCGTCACCGGATCGGGGTATTGCGCGACCGTGGTCTGCTGCAGCGGGTCCAGGAAGGTCACGCTGGCGTGGCGGCGCGGTACGGGGTGAGCGATCCGGGCCAGCCCCGGCAAGCACCGCTGCCGGCCCCTCCCGAGGGCAGCCAGTGGCTGCGCGACCCGGGCGAGGCCCGGGCGCTGTTCGACCAGCACGCCGGCCACATCGCCACCACAACACCGCAGCCGGAACAGCTGTGGCAGTTGTGGAACGCCCTGATCGACCGGATGGACGACAACGGGATCATCACCGCCAGCGAGCCAGACCTCGCCGAGGCGACATCCACCCCGCAGCGGACGGTGCGTGCCCGGATCGGGGTATTGCGCGACCGTGGTCTGCTGCAGCGGGTCCAGGGAGGTCGCGGTCGCGTGGCGGCGCGGTACGGGGTGAGCGATCCGGGTCAGCCCCGGCAAGCACCGCTGCCGGCCCCTCCCGAGGGCAGCCAGTGGCTGCGCGACCCGGGCGAGGCCCGGGCGCTGTTCGACCAGCACGCCGGCCACATCGCCACCACAACACCGCAGCCGGAACAGCTGTGGCAGTTGTGGAACGCCCTGATCGACCGGATGGACGACAACGGGATCATCACCGCCAGCGAGCCAGCCCTCGCCGAGGCGACATCCACACCGCAGCAGACGGTGCATGCCCGGATCGGGGTATTGCGCGACCGTGCTCTGCTGCAGCTGGTCCAGGAAGCACACGGTCGCGTGGCGGCGCGGTACGGGGTGAGCGATCCGGGTCAGCCCCGGCAAGCACCGCTGCCGGCCCCTCCCGAGGGCAGCCAGTGGCTGCGCGACCCGGGCGAGGCCCGGGCGCTGTTCGACCAGCACGCCGGCCACATCGCCACCACAACACGGCAGCCGGAACAGCTGCGGCAGTTGTGGAACGCCCTGATCGACCGGATGGACGACAACGGGATCATCACCGCCAGCGAGCCAGCCCTCGCCGAGGCGACATCCACACCGCGGCCGACGGTGCGTCACCGGATCGGGGTATTGCGCGACCGTGGTCTGCTGCAGCTGGTCCAGGAAGCACACGGTCGTGTGGCGGCGCGGTACGGGGTGAGCGATCCGGGTCAGCCCCGGCAAGCACCACTGCCGGGCCCTGCCCTCGGACCGGACCGCCCGCAGGGTGAGGACCTGTCCTGGCTGGACCACGGGGCTACGGTGCCGATGCCCGGGCCGGCACCTGCCCCGCCAGCGGGCACGGGTCTGCCAGGGCTGCCCGGGCCGTTCGACCCGGACGCCCTCACCGCGTCGTCCTGGCAGGCGGGGTGGGCGGAACCGGGGTGGCCGGTACCCGGCATGGGCGTGACCGACGGGCACGGTGCTGCGATCTCCACCGACTTCGACCAGCCGGGCATCGACGATCAGGCCAGCGACGGCGGGAACCTCGGCGACTGGGCCACCTATAAGGTGGACCCAGCCGGTTCGCTCGATGTGGACCCGGCCGATCTGCTCTATCTGCTTGAGGCCGTGGGCACGGAACCCGACCCCGGGCCGCAACCGATGGATCCGCCCCGGCCGCAGGCCCCGCCCGGCCCGACATCGTGGTCGCAGCTCAGCGGCGACCAGCCCAGCCAGTCCCCCGGGACTCAGTAG